The proteins below come from a single Candidatus Margulisiibacteriota bacterium genomic window:
- a CDS encoding recombinase family protein yields MFEKKNLSPIVVDLYIRVSTDRQANEGDSLIEQEEELRRFCEFRKFKIKNILIERGKSASNTNRPEYQKLLADIKEQRINAVVVKKLDRLSRSLLDFEQFSKLTQEKDVDFISLKENFDTTNAMGKAMLRIALVFAQLEREQTSERVIDVMIHRASQGFYNGGRRPYGYANINKELSPHPKEKKIVEILFTKFLETRSTTQTADFLNSNGYRDGSNHQFDARQINSILRNPLYTGKLRWSNHIYDGLHQPIISETQFQRVQELFKRGKIFLRVTKSNAALAGLLYCGSCESRMSPTFSYNPLRKKYYYYHCNKSKNQEERYHAEGYFISFIKIETQVKNALLSLAQDSQYRLLENRILKYNQKIEEEIQNIDFRSIELKAQLKAFSEKKEYYLDSLISSPFLSSEREMIQAKIKDLELQEIACKTDIDKQDFLQNEKYDEKIKMIEFKKKLIAFKLEYLNFSSLQFKEYLREILSAILYYPDKLVMRFKLLPWDVEVEKGGLY; encoded by the coding sequence ATGTTTGAGAAAAAAAATCTTAGCCCGATAGTTGTGGATTTGTATATACGTGTTTCAACAGACAGACAGGCAAATGAAGGTGATTCGCTCATTGAACAGGAAGAAGAACTGAGAAGATTTTGTGAGTTCCGTAAATTCAAAATCAAAAACATTTTGATCGAGCGGGGAAAATCAGCGAGTAACACCAACAGGCCAGAATATCAGAAATTGCTGGCAGATATTAAAGAACAGAGAATTAACGCTGTAGTGGTCAAAAAGTTGGATCGACTCTCCCGATCTCTTCTCGACTTTGAGCAGTTTTCAAAACTTACCCAGGAAAAGGATGTAGACTTTATTTCCCTCAAGGAAAATTTTGACACAACTAACGCTATGGGCAAAGCCATGCTTCGAATTGCCTTAGTCTTTGCCCAGCTCGAACGGGAACAAACATCTGAACGCGTCATTGATGTTATGATCCATAGAGCCAGCCAAGGCTTTTATAACGGGGGGCGAAGACCTTACGGATATGCAAACATCAACAAGGAACTCAGTCCGCACCCCAAAGAAAAGAAAATCGTTGAAATACTCTTTACAAAATTTCTAGAAACAAGATCAACAACCCAAACGGCTGATTTTTTGAACAGTAACGGATACCGTGATGGCAGTAACCATCAATTTGATGCAAGGCAGATTAATTCAATATTAAGAAATCCCCTTTATACAGGAAAGTTAAGGTGGAGTAATCACATATATGATGGGCTCCATCAACCGATTATTTCAGAAACCCAATTTCAACGTGTCCAAGAACTATTTAAACGAGGTAAAATTTTTTTAAGAGTTACTAAATCCAATGCGGCCCTGGCTGGACTTTTATATTGTGGTTCATGTGAATCGCGCATGAGCCCAACATTTTCTTACAATCCACTGAGAAAGAAATATTATTATTACCATTGCAATAAAAGCAAGAATCAGGAAGAAAGATATCATGCCGAGGGCTATTTTATTTCCTTCATAAAGATTGAAACGCAAGTAAAAAATGCTCTTTTATCATTAGCACAGGATAGTCAGTATCGATTGCTTGAAAACCGAATATTGAAATATAATCAAAAAATCGAAGAAGAAATCCAGAATATAGACTTTAGAAGCATCGAACTTAAGGCCCAACTAAAGGCTTTCTCTGAAAAAAAAGAATATTATCTTGATTCATTGATCTCTAGTCCCTTTCTGTCTTCTGAACGTGAAATGATTCAGGCCAAAATCAAGGATTTGGAATTGCAAGAGATAGCCTGTAAAACGGATATTGATAAACAAGATTTTCTTCAAAATGAGAAGTACGACGAAAAAATTAAAATGATTGAATTTAAGAAAAAACTAATCGCTTTCAAATTGGAGTATCTGAATTTTTCTTCTCTTCAGTTTAAGGAATATCTGCGAGAAATATTGAGCGCTATATTATATTACCCAGACAAATTGGTTATGCGGTTTAAACTTTTGCCCTGGGACGTGGAGGTAGAAAAAGGCGGATTATATTAA